Within the Nitrospira sp. genome, the region ATCCTCACCACGCTCCCGAAGCGGCGGTAAATATAGGGAGATCACGTTGATTCGGTAGTACAGATCCTCCCGAAATGTTCCACGCCGAACGAGTTCGTCGAGACTCTTGTTTGTCGCCGCGACAATTCGGACGTCTACTTTGATGGGCTGCACACCGCCGATCCGGGTAAATTCACGCTCCTGAAGGACTCGCAGCAGTTTGGCTTGTGTAGTGGGACTAAGGTCGCCGATTTCGTCTAGGAACAGGGTGCCGGTGTGGGCCAACTCGAACTGACCGACGCGCCTCGCGGTGGCATCAGTAAACGACCCCTTTTCGTGACCGAACAACTCGCTCTCAATGAGGGTTTCGGGCAGGGCGGCACAATTGAGCGCGACAAACGGCCGGTCCCTCCTGGCGCTGTTATAGTGGAGTGCTCGAGCCACCAGCTCCTTTCCCGTCCCACTCTCGCCCGTAATCATGACCGTTGTTCGGCTATCCGCTACCTGCTCGATCTTCCCATAAATTTCCTGCATTCCAGGGCTCTTCCCAATCAGGTTGTGAAACGCGTAGCGGTTCACAACCTGGGCGCGCAGTAAACGTACCTCTCGTTCCAATTCTTGGTTTTCTAAAGCCTTGCTGATGATGATTCGTAACTCATCGATTTCGAAGGGTTTTGAAATATAGTCGGCTGCGCCCAGTTTCATGGCATCCACCGCAGTTTTCACCGCTTTGGTTCCTGTCAGCATGATCACTGGCGTGCTGCGATCTTCACTCTGCATTTTTTCGAGGACGGCCAGACCATCCATGCCCGGTAAGATCACGTCGAGGAGCACCAGATGTGGGGCTTCCTTTTTGAACAGATCAAGTCCCTCGTGGGCGTCGGCTGCCTGAAGCACGTCGTAGGTCGGCTCCAGCACAAGCTTGAGCGACGTGCGCACTCGAGGTTCATCGTCGACAACAAGGATTCGTTTTTTCATAGGGATAGGGAATAAATGTGAAATGAGGTGCCCCTTGGTCCGTTCACCCACACAACGGGGGCGGGGCCACCTATCGCCATCTGAAAGTATACACCCAGGAGGCAGTTTCAGCTAGTGGAACTAGGCATTCCTCTTAGCCACAGCGCAATAGAATTGATGGTCCAAGACCGTATCGATCTGTACGACTGGGGTCCCGGCGCGCGCTAGAAGATTGCGCAGATCCTCAAAGCTGAAGCGATGTAAGGTTCCTTCCAGCCAGCCACGGTGTTGTTCCGCCAGGACTGCCTCCAGGCTATCCTCGTCCGAATCAGGAGTGAGAGCGGCCTCCCCGGGCGCCAGTGAGGAACGGAGCCAGTGGAAGAGGTCGGCGGAAAAGTTAGGCACCGTGACGACGAGCTGGCCATGTGGTGCTAGGACACGAACGCACTCTTGTAGGGCGACCAAGGGGTCACGCATGTAACCGATGATGAGATTGGCGAAGACGAGATCAAACCGGGAAGCCGGAAAGGGGAGGGCTGCATCCAGCGTTCCACGGACAAACCAAGGGGATAACAACCGTCCCCCAAATAATCTCGGGTGCTCTGCGACACTGAGGGTGTGTTGCAGGGCGAGGATGCGAGCATGGGCTGCCCTGAGAGTGTCTTGACAGAGGTCGAGCCCCACGTATTCGGGCAGGTGAACGTCACCCGTGGGCCTCTTGGCGCGATGCACGGGGTGTGCCATAAGGGATAGTATCAACTCTCCATTTCCACAGCCCAATTCGAGCATTCGCTGCGCGCTATTGAGGGGCGCCAGTGGGGCGGAGACCTCCGCCAACATTCTTTGATAGCCGGGAGATTGCACGATTGGGCGGGAGTGCTGGACGTACGCTTTCCAGTGACGTTCTCGCCGCTCACGCGTCCAATAATGGACGCATTGTAGTCGTTGAAATTCGACCAGGCGTTCTTGAGAAATTTCCCAAGGTATAGTGGATGGCCAAGCATGAACAGAGTGCTTGATGTCGACTTCCTGTGAGAAGAACCGCACCATTTCGTAGTACCAGTGGTCCGATCGAACAGAATCTTCAAAGTGATGTGCATGCGCAGTGGATACCACGGTGAGTCGACGGAAGGCATCCTTCACAGTGGCGCGCGTTTGATTGAGGATCTCGTGCTGTCGCTCAGATTCAACAGCATCCATGACGATCGAGATCGGAGTGACAATGTTGGCCAGGTCGCGTAACCATTCCTCGCCGCTCACATAACGTGACATGACCGCATCGTGCACGAACGGGGCTATTTGGACGCTGACTCGACGTATGACACCCGTCCCTGGTTGCCGATCGGCGAACGTGTGAGGGACTGGGGCGGTGTGTCGAAGGCGGTGCAGTTCAAGCGACAGATCGACCGCCGGATTGATCAAGGCGACCGCCGAGATCAGCCGCCCCGAATGGATGGCCCGGACGGAAAGTCGCCCTCCGATCCCCTCTCCCAGGAGGCACACTGGCGTCTCTGGCCAAAATTCGGTCGTGAAGTCGAGGATCGCATACAAATCCCGTTGCATGTGGCTCAGGAGTGGATATCCCTTGGATATATCGCTCTCACCGGGGTGATCGGTTGGGTCGTATCGAAGCACTTGAAACCCTTCGCGTACCAAACAGTATGAAAGGAACAGATACGCTTCCTTCGCATGACCGACATCAGGGACGATGACGATAAGCGGTCCTGTCGCATCGCCCTGAAGATGATCATGATAAATGGCGATGCGACCGTCCTCCACATTATGAGTCCAGAGCAAATCCGTCGTCAGTGATCGATTGTGTCTGGCTGCGGTCATGCCCATATAAGCTGTCAGCTCATGGTTGGCGAGGGCACGAAGTTGTGCAAGTGTCTCATCGGTGGCTGGGCCGAATTGCACGCCATAATTCCACGTCAGAGCGACCCGGGCCTGGTCGTTGGCGCCAGACGTCACCTCACGGACAACCTGAAAGGGAAGGCGCTCGCCCGTTCGCGTGAGATTGGTTGCATGAGATCGCCAAAGGTCGTGCTCTGTACGGAACTCCAACGTGCACGAGCTCAAGCGGGGCGGTAACGGTTCGAGGAGTCGAATTCGCGCACCTCGCAGATGGATATCCAACATCCAGCCGCGGCAGTTGGAGGTGACCCCATGGGCGTTCGAGCAGATGACTTCAATGGCGACGTGGCACGGCGCCCGGAAGTCGAGGCGCCTGTCCCCGACGATTGGGGTACCCGATGGATGGACAAGTGAATGGAACTGCAGGCGGTCGTTTTCGTTCGGTATGTGGACCTGAACCTTGAGCGAATCGGGATGATCGGTCAAGACCTCTAAGAAGGATTGGAGAACGATTCGCTTGACAGGCTCCAGATCTTCGAAGCGGATCCTGACCAACACTTTCCCGTTGTGGTGCCCCACGACCGTCACTCCGGTCACCTGCAAGAATAAAACGTCGGAAAGCAAAGACACCGTCGCCCATTGAGGCCTGTGTCTTTCCGGCATGTGCGGGGCCTGTGCGCACAGTCCCGATTCACTCAACGAAATCGTGACCCCCTCCTGAACGTGTCCATCGAACGAAAATTCCGTCTGAAGTTGAACGCGCTTTCTGCTGGAGTGGCGTCGCTCGGGTCCCGACCATTCCTGCGCAGGTACAGCAGCCGGAACAGCTTGTGCTGTGCGGGTAGGCGATGGGATCGGCAGGGGATCATGAGGGGAGGCTAGACGGACGGGCATGAACGTCGGGGCGAGCTCCTCGACTCGAGGAGATGGTGCTATGCGGATTGCCGCAGGGCGTGGCTCTGATGTCGGAGTGCGCAACACGTTCTCTGGAGCAACCACATCCAGTTTCCCAAGAAAATGTTCGACGGTTTGCCAGATAGTTTCAATTGAGGGGTACAGGATCGGCGCAGCGCGCTGAGTAGGTTGAGGCGGAAGATCCCGCAGCGCCAGAAATGTTGCGGGGGTCGAGGATTGCCTATGGCCGGGCTGTCCGGCTGATGCGACGGCGTGCTGAATGAGTCCAACGGTCCCAAGAAAAAGCGCCGGCCAGGCGTAGACTCCTCGTGCGCTGATTCGAGCGGCGCAGACATTAGGGACCGGTCCGATGCTCGACTTCGGCATGAGAAAAACTTCCAGCCGACGTGTCGCACGAGCTCCCGCACGCCGTTCATTGAAGCGCTGTTCTGCGAGACGCCGAGATTCGCGATGCAGCATGTGCGTGTAATGCGTTCCCAGGAGTTCCTGTGCGTCATAGCCCAACACCGTTCTGACGGCTTCGCTGAGGTATGTGAATTGACCGGTTGAATTGAGCTCATAGAGGATTGCGCCAGTTCGCTCGACAGCATGGACACTGTGCAGCGGATACACGTCAGAGGGTGGCTCCACAGCAGGGGCTTGTACCAGGTGACCGATCAAGCTCAGTAGGTCGAGCAGAAAGGTCGGCGCAGACCGATACAGCAAGGCCGCGGCACCACTGCGCATGGCCTGAAGTGGGCTTACGTCTGGTAGCCGACTATGCAGGATGACGGGGATACCGGCGCGACGAATTTGGAGATCTTGCACGAGTGCGAGGCCGGAAGAGTCCGGTAACTCAAGATCGAGAATGATCAGTGACCAGGCATGCTGAGTAATCCACCCACGGGCTTGATCGGCGGTGTAGACGGCCTCAACGCGGCATCCAGCAAAATGAGATCGGATCCCAACCGTCATGAGCTTGACGTCATCTGCTGAATCGCTCACGAGCAAGACCGACATGGAATCAGGAGCGATCACGGGAGGTGCTCCCCCGTTTCCTTCGGCGAGTCTGGCCCTAGAGTGGGTCTATTAGTATGTGCGTAGCGTATTTTCGTAGTATCGAGCGGGGCATCCAAACGGTTCGGCGTAGCCTGGAGTCCGAGTCCGACATTGTCTTGCAATATGAATGGAGATGTGTCCTCGCAAAACCACGAGGGTGGTCGAACCAAGATGTTTGGAGCAGGACCGTAAGGGTACGAAGCTGCCGATGCCATTGAAAATGGGATAACACACTCCTGCTCCTGCAGGGAGCCGGTAGCTTGGGGGGGATATCCTACTTGCGGCGGGAAGGATAAATCCAGGCCAAATGGCCCTATTTATACCTGTTTTTACGGGATTTTAAATACGGCGGGAGATGGCACAGTCAAACGAGAAAAATGGTCACTCGTCAATGGGTTATGAAAACGGTATGAGCGGAGGTCTGTGCCAGGTCCTAACCGCCTTGAGCCTGACGTGTATCGCTTGGGCAGAGTCCCGGGGTCATGTACAGCAAGTAGTTGCCCATGCCGTGCTGGAGTTGGTCTTTCTGAAGGGGATGGTGGTGGACCATGATCATCTCATAGTCATCGGCTTGTGAGACACTAAAGCCTTGATCGCTGCTGTACACCTGATGAGGACGAAATTCCAAAAATGTGCCGTCACGGTCCACGTCCGGAACCGTGCGGAGCAGAGTGCGATTTTTCGTTTTGTTCTCCAGACCGATCATCAATAGCTCATCGTGTCCATGCGGATAGGCAAACTTCACGCAGCCGTTCATCAGAAATTTGAGGGGCGCCGTGTGAATTTGCACTCCTGGGCGAATCTCGATCCCCTCGTCAGTTTGATCCGGACCGCGTTGGGCAAACTTGCTATAGCACACGACGTTGACTCCGACTTGATACACGTCCATCTCTTTGATTGGGGCATCGTCTGGAGCCATGTACATGGTAAAAGTTGCGACCACGTTCTTGGTCGGTGGAGCTCCATGATAGAAGGCGACGATCGACATGAGATGGTCACCCTTGCCCAGTTTCACCCCGTACCCGTCAGGGAATCGTGTCTCGGTCATTTCGAGGCCGGCTCCGGCGAAGAAGAGAGGCTCGCCGGGACATGACACGCTGGGTTTGTCGTTGTTTAACATGAGAATATGGTGTAAGTAATTTCTCGGCAGTTCTTTGCCATCCTGAGTAAAGACCTGGGTCTTGTACCCCACCATGTACATGTCCTTCGGAAGTGTGAAATGGTGTTTGGGCATGGAAGCGGCCAGTTCGCCGTCATGCGCGGCCGGCAGATCGATCGGGCCGAACGTCAGGGTGACGGTATCTTTCGCAATCGTCACTTTGGTGGTGGCCTGATTCTTTAAGGTGGGAACGGCATGATGATCGTGAGCATCGGAGGCGAGTGCCGAGGTTAACGACCATACCAAAATTGAGAACAGTATCTGCCACCTCATAGTACCTCCTATACTCCTGATGATCGAGTGCGATCGAAACGCCAACATGTTTCGGTGAGTTCGTGAGTCGTTCGAGGGCACATTCATGGGGCGTCGAGCACGGGGGAGAGCCGTTTCCACAGATACGTGCCGCCATGTTCCCGAGGTGGAATATTCTTATGGTTTCCCACCCGCGAATACCACCACACTCCCTTCGCTTCTTTCCCATCTTCAGAAAGAAGCAATTCAAAGCCTCCTTCG harbors:
- a CDS encoding acetoacetate metabolism regulatory protein AtoC, which produces MRTSLKLVLEPTYDVLQAADAHEGLDLFKKEAPHLVLLDVILPGMDGLAVLEKMQSEDRSTPVIMLTGTKAVKTAVDAMKLGAADYISKPFEIDELRIIISKALENQELEREVRLLRAQVVNRYAFHNLIGKSPGMQEIYGKIEQVADSRTTVMITGESGTGKELVARALHYNSARRDRPFVALNCAALPETLIESELFGHEKGSFTDATARRVGQFELAHTGTLFLDEIGDLSPTTQAKLLRVLQEREFTRIGGVQPIKVDVRIVAATNKSLDELVRRGTFREDLYYRINVISLYLPPLRERGEDVVLLAKHFLAKRVEEEKRSPQEFSKEALDVICRYPWPGNVRELQNVVEQAMLWSQGNTIDPEHLPATLKSDSRGGSLREDILSGRVSLEKAVMDFERDIILDALKRTNYVQTHAANLLGISRRMLKYRMDTLGIGRPDAAPTVPEPSSLVQE